The following are encoded in a window of Mycobacteroides chelonae CCUG 47445 genomic DNA:
- a CDS encoding HD family phosphohydrolase, with the protein MDTVDELEAVLMSLRGIWDEEAVDELDHALQAGYLAHADRADDELLLASVLHDIGHSPILGTAADHRHDSVAREWLTPRLGKRVGWLAGSHVAAKRYLALTDSDYASHLSAASVASLASQGGAGDDTRWSEHPWWPDALRLRRFDDGAKIPGAKGLSIPHVLALARKVVTRHDV; encoded by the coding sequence GTGGACACCGTCGACGAACTCGAAGCAGTGTTGATGTCGCTGCGCGGGATATGGGACGAGGAGGCCGTCGACGAGCTCGACCATGCCCTGCAAGCCGGATACCTCGCCCATGCCGACCGTGCGGACGATGAGCTGCTGCTCGCATCGGTTCTGCACGACATCGGGCACAGTCCGATCCTCGGCACCGCCGCCGACCACCGACACGATTCTGTCGCGCGCGAATGGCTTACCCCTCGCCTCGGGAAACGGGTTGGATGGCTTGCCGGTTCGCACGTCGCAGCCAAGCGGTACCTCGCACTGACTGATTCCGATTACGCGTCGCATCTGTCCGCCGCATCCGTGGCATCGCTGGCCAGCCAGGGAGGAGCCGGCGACGATACCCGATGGAGTGAGCACCCGTGGTGGCCCGACGCACTCCGGCTGCGCCGGTTCGACGATGGAGCGAAGATTCCCGGGGCCAAAGGGCTTTCCATTCCCCACGTACTCGCACTGGCCCGAAAGGTGGTGACACGGCATGACGTCTGA
- a CDS encoding TIGR03364 family FAD-dependent oxidoreductase: MRVVVVGGGILGTAHAWAAIERGHHVVQLEREPEARGATVRNFGLVWVSGRSPRELEVAQRSRDLWQGIAKSVPGTGFRAIGSLTLLQTQEEMAVAEEVMARSDAGARGFALLDPDAVQRRNPALRGKFLAGLHCARDAAVESRVALPAMRLHLKETGRYSFLPGAEARSVDTTSDGVSVRADDGEVYRADAVVICAGAAHGGLVRELLGDFPVRRVRLQMMQTASLGEELTTAIADGDSLRYYPAFAGDALDALNAVQLQEPTAAEYKMQLLCVQRLHGGLTIGDTHEYTEPFAFDVDEAPYRHLINRAEELLGRKLPPVVRRWAGVYSQCTDPNEVVYRREAAPGVWVVTGPGGRGMTLGPAIGADTADLMNL; the protein is encoded by the coding sequence ATGCGAGTGGTTGTTGTTGGTGGCGGGATTCTGGGAACGGCCCATGCGTGGGCTGCGATTGAGCGTGGACACCACGTGGTGCAGCTGGAACGTGAACCGGAAGCACGTGGGGCCACCGTCCGGAATTTCGGCCTGGTGTGGGTTTCCGGCAGGTCGCCTCGAGAGCTGGAGGTCGCGCAACGGTCTCGGGATCTCTGGCAGGGGATCGCGAAATCGGTTCCGGGTACCGGCTTCCGGGCAATCGGATCGCTCACCTTGCTGCAGACCCAGGAAGAGATGGCTGTCGCCGAAGAGGTGATGGCGCGCTCCGACGCCGGTGCGCGTGGATTCGCACTGCTCGACCCGGATGCTGTCCAGCGGCGTAACCCCGCACTGCGCGGAAAGTTCCTCGCCGGGCTGCATTGCGCTCGGGACGCTGCCGTCGAGTCGCGCGTGGCTCTGCCGGCCATGCGGTTGCACCTCAAGGAGACGGGTCGGTACTCCTTCCTGCCCGGCGCCGAGGCCCGGTCGGTCGACACCACATCCGACGGAGTCTCGGTTCGCGCTGATGACGGCGAGGTGTACCGCGCGGATGCGGTTGTCATATGTGCGGGGGCGGCGCACGGCGGACTGGTGCGAGAGTTACTGGGTGACTTCCCGGTTCGCCGGGTTCGGTTGCAGATGATGCAGACCGCCTCACTCGGTGAGGAGCTGACCACGGCGATCGCGGACGGAGACAGCCTGCGTTATTACCCCGCATTCGCCGGTGATGCGCTCGACGCCCTGAATGCCGTGCAGCTCCAGGAACCGACGGCCGCCGAGTACAAGATGCAGCTGCTGTGCGTGCAAAGACTGCACGGCGGACTGACGATCGGGGACACCCACGAGTACACCGAACCTTTCGCCTTCGACGTTGATGAGGCTCCGTATCGACACCTCATCAACAGGGCCGAGGAACTGTTGGGGCGCAAGCTCCCTCCGGTGGTACGGCGGTGGGCGGGGGTCTACTCCCAATGCACCGACCCGAACGAGGTCGTCTATCGGCGCGAGGCGGCGCCGGGGGTATGGGTGGTGACCGGCCCCGGCGGGCGCGGAATGACCCTCGGCCCGGCTATCGGTGCGGACACAGCTGACCTGATGAACCTCTAG
- a CDS encoding phosphonatase-like hydrolase, which translates to MSDIPIRLAVLDMAGTTVADGGMVLKAFETAATAGGIEEVGPERDRARQYVIDTMGQSKIAVFRHLLGDEGRAQHANRTFEDAYDGLIGDGHARPINGAVEAISKLRKAGVKVALTTGFSASTKDKLLAALGWADIADLTLAPSEAGRGRPYPDLVLTSVLRLEVNDVREVAVLGDTSSDVLAGHRAGAQIVAGTLTGAHDAAQLSTAQPTHIVHSVGEFADIVLRRI; encoded by the coding sequence ATGTCCGATATTCCTATTCGTCTTGCCGTACTCGACATGGCCGGCACCACGGTCGCCGATGGCGGAATGGTGCTCAAGGCATTCGAGACGGCGGCTACCGCCGGTGGTATCGAGGAGGTGGGGCCTGAACGTGATCGCGCCCGTCAGTACGTCATCGACACCATGGGGCAATCGAAGATCGCCGTATTCCGGCACCTACTCGGCGACGAGGGCAGGGCGCAACATGCGAACCGGACCTTCGAGGACGCGTACGACGGGCTCATCGGCGACGGTCATGCCAGGCCGATTAACGGTGCGGTGGAGGCTATTTCGAAGCTCAGAAAGGCCGGCGTCAAAGTCGCGCTCACAACCGGCTTCAGCGCCTCTACCAAGGACAAGCTACTTGCGGCGCTTGGATGGGCCGACATCGCAGACTTGACACTGGCTCCTTCGGAGGCGGGGAGGGGCAGGCCCTACCCGGACCTGGTGTTGACGTCGGTGCTTCGTTTGGAGGTCAATGATGTTCGGGAGGTCGCGGTCCTGGGTGATACCTCAAGCGATGTGTTGGCTGGTCATCGCGCCGGCGCGCAGATTGTCGCCGGGACACTGACCGGCGCTCATGATGCAGCCCAGCTCAGTACCGCGCAGCCCACGCACATTGTGCACTCGGTGGGAGAGTTCGCCGACATCGTCCTGCGTCGAATCTGA
- a CDS encoding 2-aminoethylphosphonate ABC transporter substrate-binding protein, with protein sequence MKHLPLMWVLRFVSTATVVLAVSGCGGTGGGTGPNSVTVYSADGLGSWYEIQFEKFTQSTGISVNLVEAGSAEVVSRVAKEKANPQADLLVTLPPFIQKAARSDLLVGAGVDVSTVAENNRDADGRYVAIVDNYLTFIANPAAELKDARWSDFLSPRLKGKLQYSTPGQAGDGTAMLVLLQHLMGEQGAIDYLRKLQHNNVGPSSSTGKLQPKVSNAELWVANGDVQMNLASIREDRSNFSVFIPATDDGSRSTVSLPYVAGITKGAPRVENAKKLLGYLLSVGVQQTVSGEALGMPVRTDVRPETGPNTPAEVLDGVNIWHPDWNQVLDTLDASFIAYQKATGS encoded by the coding sequence ATGAAACATCTCCCGCTGATGTGGGTGCTGAGGTTCGTATCGACCGCGACAGTTGTTCTGGCGGTGAGCGGCTGCGGCGGCACCGGTGGCGGGACCGGTCCGAACTCCGTCACCGTGTACAGCGCGGACGGGCTGGGCTCGTGGTACGAGATTCAATTCGAGAAGTTCACCCAAAGTACGGGAATCTCCGTGAATCTCGTGGAAGCTGGTTCTGCTGAGGTGGTTTCGCGGGTAGCCAAGGAGAAGGCCAACCCACAGGCCGACCTGCTGGTCACGTTGCCGCCCTTCATCCAGAAGGCGGCAAGAAGTGATCTACTCGTTGGCGCCGGGGTTGACGTCTCTACGGTCGCCGAGAACAACCGAGACGCCGATGGTAGATACGTCGCGATAGTCGACAACTACCTGACGTTCATCGCGAACCCTGCCGCAGAGCTGAAAGATGCGCGCTGGAGCGACTTTCTGAGTCCGAGGCTCAAGGGCAAACTTCAGTATTCGACACCCGGGCAGGCCGGGGACGGGACCGCCATGTTGGTTCTCCTGCAGCACCTCATGGGAGAGCAGGGTGCCATCGACTATCTCAGAAAGCTGCAGCACAACAACGTCGGGCCGTCCAGCTCCACAGGCAAGCTTCAGCCCAAGGTCAGCAATGCAGAACTATGGGTGGCCAATGGAGACGTTCAAATGAACCTCGCATCGATCCGCGAGGATCGCTCGAACTTCTCGGTGTTCATCCCCGCGACCGATGATGGTTCCCGCTCAACGGTTTCCCTTCCGTATGTTGCCGGCATCACCAAGGGCGCCCCGCGGGTGGAGAACGCGAAGAAGCTGCTCGGCTACTTGCTATCCGTGGGTGTTCAGCAGACGGTTTCTGGCGAGGCATTGGGGATGCCGGTGCGTACCGACGTACGACCCGAGACGGGGCCCAACACGCCGGCGGAAGTCCTGGACGGAGTCAACATCTGGCATCCGGACTGGAACCAGGTGCTCGACACCCTTGATGCGTCATTCATCGCCTACCAGAAAGCGACCGGGAGCTGA